The Acanthochromis polyacanthus isolate Apoly-LR-REF ecotype Palm Island chromosome 5, KAUST_Apoly_ChrSc, whole genome shotgun sequence genome includes a window with the following:
- the LOC110957742 gene encoding class E basic helix-loop-helix protein 40-like — protein MERIPSAQPPPLSKHQADLSDVQGVDFQMYVYKPRRGMKRGEESKETYKLPHRLIEKKRRDRINECIAQLKDLLPEHLKLTTLGHLEKAVVLELTLKHVKALTSLLEQQQQKILALQNGMQIEQPPISQEKSEEMFRSGFHMCAKEILQYLANREADGDFTPSHVINHLHKVAGEVLQNPVRPRTPLSPRPEELPTYHQHQPHKEMPTSLPPKPSEGYGRNCVPVIQRVYAPPSSEQSGSDTDTDSGYGGELEKTESGVSQGRPDYYGQESQPKRPLGDRQSSAIKQEDDEPRHKRPRVESSEDELLSGAESSSSSSSSGYGSYMSASPSHPPPPPHPLCMPFYLIPPSAAAYLPMLEKCWYPGAVPMLYPGMGGSSPTMPSERPPPPQLVLSPRGGSPAPAISQTPMDSPALLQALKQVPPLNLETKD, from the exons ATGGAGCGAATTCCAAGCGCGCAACCACCTCCTCTATCCAAACACCAGGCGGATCTGTCAGACGTGCAGGG GGTGGATTTCCAGATGTATGTTTATAAACCAAGGCGAGGAAtgaagagaggagaagagagcaAG GAAACCTACAAACTGCCTCACAGACTCATCGAGAAGAAGAGACGTGACCGGATAAACGAATGCATCGCCCAGTTAAAAGATTTATTACCCGAACACCTGAAACTCACG ACTCTGGGCCATCTGGAGAAGGCGGTGGTTTTAGAGCTTACGCTGAAGCATGTGAAAGCCCTCACCTCTcttctggagcagcagcagcagaagatccTCGCTCTGCAGAATGGCATGCAAATTG AGCAGCCTCCCATCAGCCAGGAGAAGTCGGAGGAGATGTTTCGTTCTGGTTTCCACATGTGTGCCAAGGAGATTCTTCAGTATCTAGCCAATCGTGAGGCCGATGGAGACTTCACACCATCCCATGTAATAAATCACCTCCATAAAGTAGCTGGAGAGGTGCTCCAAAATCCAGTCCGACCCAGAACCCCTCTCAGCCCCCGACCCGAGGAGCTCCCCACCTACCACCAGCACCAACCTCACAAGGAGATGCCCACCAGCCTACCGCCTAAACCCAGCGAGGGCTACGGGAGGAACTGTGTGCCTGTCATCCAGAGGGTGTACGCTCCGCCGAGCAGCGAGCAGAGCGGCAGTGATACAGACACAGACAGTGGCTATGGGGGAGAGCTGGAGAAAACAGAATCTGGGGTGTCGCAGGGACGTCCAGATTATTACGGGCAGGAGAGCCAGCCGAAGCGGCCGCTGGGTGACAGGCAGAGCTCCGCCATCAAGCAGGAGGATGACGAGCCGCGCCACAAGCGGCCCCGCGTGGAGTCGTCCGAGGATGAGCTGCTCTCAGGCGCAGAATCATCATCGTCGTCATCCTCCAGCGGCTACGGCAGCTACATGAGTGCATCCCCGAGccatccacctcctcctccacacccCCTCTGCATGCCGTTCTACCTCATTCCACCATCAGCGGCAGCTTACCTGCCAATGCTGGAGAAATGCTGGTACCCCGGCGCTGTGCCCATGCTCTACCCAGGCATGGGAGGCTCCTCACCCACCATGCCCAGCGAGAGACCACCTCCACCTCAGCTAGTGTTGTCTCCCAGGGGAGGATCTCCAGCTCCAG